In the Haloferula helveola genome, one interval contains:
- a CDS encoding alpha-L-arabinofuranosidase C-terminal domain-containing protein, with protein sequence MKTNPLIAACSVLAAIPLFSPAADVEITVDVANPSVELSPHLYGLFFEDINFAADGGLYAELIQNRSFEYHGVNGNDPAGRDMHPLFAWEKVERDGARCLLEVSSDSPIHANNPHHAVLRISKPGSAGIRNLGFDGIRLDDGARYDFSLYARVSDWQGPARLDVVIEDANGKVAGTAKVEGIGEGWAKFDTEIFSRLTSDVGRLIVSTPGQGTLHLDMVSLFPQDTWKARKGGLRKDLVETLQNLNPKFMRFPGGCIAHGQGLENAYSWKDTVGDVAERKPNWNLWGYHQTYGLGYFEYFLLCEDLGMAPLPVVPVGVSCGFRPPQQAVPMEEMDGCVQDALDLIEFANGPVDSEWGAVRAGMGHPEPFGLEFICIGNEPHDNELFRERFPLFVKAVREAHPDLKIIGTSGLGWQIPIYDLMAEQEVYSADEHYYESPEWFLGNVARFDSFDRSKPKIFIGEYASKGSSMFNAVAEAAYLTGVERNADIVDMTCYAPLFGHAHHSQWNPDMIYFDKRTVVRSANYHVQQMFSQHKGDVFLPNTVRRARHHAVATVAGSVGFGSWRTSVEVEDLKVNGVAVDPSLWRSRGGQFLGEGSRWSQTDVAFEGALRLSNERYAGKTVAYTLRARKTGGDEGFLIAFGGNNHDDTYWWNLGGWNNSLHAIEQIHSSGNRQLDQKPGVIESGRWYDLKIELGPGNIRCFLDQELVHDVHLDPPPVCLSSTLDRRTGEVILKLVNPTDDPMEASITLEGVGRVDPAATLFSLSGDRSAINTIFHPDRVRIEESDLEVGSEFDHTLPAMSVQFIRIKRQGASPESTAGG encoded by the coding sequence ATGAAAACAAACCCTTTGATCGCCGCCTGCTCCGTGCTGGCTGCGATACCGCTATTTTCCCCCGCCGCGGACGTGGAGATCACGGTCGATGTCGCGAACCCGTCGGTCGAACTCAGCCCTCATCTCTACGGTCTCTTTTTCGAGGACATCAACTTCGCGGCCGATGGTGGGCTTTATGCGGAACTGATCCAGAACCGGTCATTCGAATATCACGGGGTGAACGGCAATGATCCGGCGGGCCGGGACATGCATCCGCTTTTCGCTTGGGAGAAGGTCGAGCGCGACGGGGCCCGGTGCCTGCTGGAGGTGTCATCCGATTCTCCGATTCATGCCAACAATCCCCACCACGCCGTGCTGCGGATCAGCAAACCGGGGAGTGCGGGAATCCGGAATCTCGGGTTCGACGGCATCCGGCTCGACGACGGTGCACGCTATGACTTCTCGCTCTATGCCCGCGTGAGCGATTGGCAGGGGCCTGCGAGACTGGATGTCGTGATCGAGGATGCCAATGGCAAGGTCGCAGGGACGGCGAAGGTCGAGGGGATCGGTGAAGGCTGGGCGAAGTTCGATACGGAGATCTTCTCCCGACTGACTTCCGATGTCGGACGTCTGATCGTGTCGACGCCGGGGCAAGGCACGCTGCATCTGGACATGGTTTCTCTATTCCCGCAGGACACGTGGAAGGCCCGCAAGGGAGGGCTCCGAAAGGATCTGGTCGAGACGCTGCAGAATCTGAATCCGAAGTTCATGCGCTTCCCCGGTGGCTGCATCGCGCACGGTCAGGGACTGGAGAACGCCTACTCGTGGAAGGACACGGTCGGTGATGTCGCCGAGCGCAAGCCGAACTGGAATCTGTGGGGTTATCATCAGACCTACGGGCTCGGTTACTTCGAGTATTTCCTGCTCTGTGAGGACCTCGGAATGGCGCCGCTACCCGTGGTTCCGGTGGGGGTGTCCTGCGGATTCCGGCCGCCCCAGCAGGCGGTGCCGATGGAGGAAATGGATGGCTGCGTGCAGGACGCGCTCGATCTGATCGAGTTCGCCAACGGTCCGGTCGACAGCGAGTGGGGTGCCGTGCGCGCCGGGATGGGCCACCCGGAGCCCTTCGGTCTCGAGTTCATCTGCATCGGCAACGAGCCGCATGACAACGAGCTCTTTCGGGAGCGGTTTCCGCTATTCGTGAAGGCGGTTCGGGAGGCGCACCCCGATCTGAAGATCATCGGGACGTCGGGACTCGGTTGGCAGATCCCGATCTACGACCTGATGGCGGAGCAAGAGGTCTATAGCGCGGACGAGCACTACTACGAGAGCCCGGAATGGTTCCTCGGGAACGTGGCCCGCTTCGACTCGTTCGATCGGAGCAAGCCGAAGATTTTCATCGGCGAGTATGCCTCGAAGGGTAGCTCGATGTTCAACGCGGTGGCCGAGGCTGCCTACCTCACGGGTGTCGAGCGCAATGCGGACATTGTCGACATGACCTGCTACGCGCCCTTGTTCGGACATGCGCACCACAGCCAGTGGAATCCCGACATGATCTACTTCGACAAGCGAACCGTCGTCCGTTCCGCCAACTACCACGTCCAGCAGATGTTCTCACAGCACAAGGGCGACGTGTTTTTGCCGAACACCGTGCGGCGTGCCCGACACCATGCTGTCGCTACGGTTGCGGGTTCGGTCGGCTTCGGTTCATGGCGCACCAGCGTGGAGGTCGAGGATCTGAAGGTGAACGGTGTCGCGGTGGATCCTTCGCTTTGGAGGAGCCGGGGCGGACAGTTTCTCGGAGAAGGCAGCCGGTGGTCGCAGACGGATGTGGCATTCGAAGGAGCGCTGCGTCTGAGCAACGAACGTTATGCCGGAAAGACCGTCGCCTACACGCTACGAGCCAGGAAGACGGGCGGGGACGAAGGGTTCCTGATCGCTTTCGGCGGCAACAACCACGACGACACCTACTGGTGGAACCTGGGTGGCTGGAACAATTCCCTCCACGCGATCGAACAGATCCACTCCAGTGGAAACCGCCAGCTCGACCAGAAGCCCGGGGTGATCGAGTCCGGCCGCTGGTACGATCTGAAGATCGAGTTGGGCCCCGGGAACATCCGCTGTTTTCTCGATCAGGAGCTCGTCCATGACGTCCACCTTGATCCGCCTCCGGTCTGTCTTTCGTCCACGCTCGACCGGCGGACCGGTGAGGTGATTCTCAAGCTGGTCAATCCGACAGACGATCCGATGGAGGCGTCGATCACCTTGGAAGGGGTGGGGAGGGTGGACCCGGCCGCAACCTTGTTCTCGCTGTCAGGCGATCGTTCGGCGATAAACACGATCTTCCATCCGGACAGGGTCAGGATCGAGGAGAGCGATCTGGAAGTCGGAAGCGAGTTTGATCATACGCTGCCGGCGATGTCCGTTCAGTTCATCCGGATCAAGCGCCAAGGGGCTTCACCGGAGTCGACCGCGGGCGGTTGA